Part of the Ornithinimicrobium flavum genome, CAGGCCGTTCTCACCGCCGGTGAGGCCCCGCCACTGGTTGACGATGAAGAAGAGCATCTGGGCGAAGGCCAGGGTGACCATCGCGAAGTAGATGCCGCTGCGCTTGGCCGACAGCAGCCCGATCGGCAGGGCCAGCGCCATGGCGAAGAGCGCCCCGACCAGGGCGGCGACGGGGAAGGGCAGGCCGAGCTCGATCGAGACCAGTCCGGCGACGTAGGCCGAGCCGCCCCAGAACGCCGCGTGGCCGAAGGACAGGAGCCCGGCGTAGCCGAGGAGCAGGTCGAGCGCCACGGCGAACAGGGCCCAGCAGATGATGTCGATGGCGACGGGGGGGTAGACGAACCAGGGGAGGGCCACGGCGACGACCAGGCCCAGGCCCAGCAGGCCCCAGCGTCGGGCGGAGCGGCCGAGGAAGCCGGCGGGCTGGTCGGGAGAACGCTCCACGGTGGTGTCCGCGGTGTCGACGGGGGTGCTCACGCGTGCTCCTCCTTTCCGAACAGGCCGGCCGGTCGCAGGAGGATGACCAGGGCCATGAGGATGAAGATGACGATCTGGGACAGGGCCGGCGCGTAGGCCTGGCCGAAGACCTCGACGAGTCCGACCAGGAAGCCGGCCACGACGGCGCCGAGGATCGAGCCGAGGCCGCCGATGACCACGACCGCGAAGAGGATGATGATGAAGCTGGAGCCCATGTCCGCCGTGATGGCGCGGAAGGGGGCGGCGAGCACGCCGGCCAGGCCGGCCAGGGCGATGCCGAAGCCGAAGACCGGGGTGACCCACTTGTTGACGTCCACGCCCAGGGCCCGGGTCAGCTCCGCCTTCTCGGTCGAGGCCCGCACGATCATGCCGATCTTGGTGCGGGTCAGCAGCAACCAGACGGCCAGACAGACCAGGACCGAGAAGACGAGCACGAAGACCTGGAAGGTCGGGAGTCGGATCTCACCCACCTGCAGCTGCCCCGACAGCATCTCCGGTCGGGTGTAGGGCAGGCCGGAGACGCCGTACTGGCGCTTGACCAGGTCGACCAGCAGCAGGGTCAGGCCGAAGGTCAGCAGGAAGTTGTAGAGGGGGTCCAGGGCGATCAACCGGCTGATGAACACCCGCTCCAGGAGCACCCCGAAGATGAAGAGCAGGACCGGCACGACGATCAGCGCGAGCCAGAAGTTCACCCCGAGCGTGTCCAGGAGCACCGCCGCGGTGACGGCGCCGAGCATGTAGACGGCGCCGTGGGCGAAGTTCACGACGCCGAGGACGCCGAAGATGACGGCCAGGCCCAGCGCGGCGAGGGCGTAGAAGCTCCCGGCCGCCAGGCCCTGGACCGTGTACTGCAGGATCTCGTTCATGCCTCTCCTCGGGCGGGGGGAGCCGGGCGCCGCAGCGCCCGGCTCCCCGTTCTCTCAGCGGGTCTCGGGTGTGGACCCGAGATCAGTCGCCCATCTCGCAGGTGGACTGCTCCAGCGGCATGAAGGCGTCCTCGGCCGGGATGGTCGCGATGATCTCCTGGTAGTCCCAGTCCTCCTCGACGTCACCGGGGGCCTTGACCTGGGCCAGGTAGACGTCGTGGATGACGCGGTGGTCCTCGGCCCGGACCTTGCCGTTGCGCAGGAAGAAGTCGTCGATCTCCTTGCCCTCCAGGTGCGCCACGATGGTGTCGGCGTCGTCGGTGCCCTCCTCCTGGATCGCCTCCAGGTAGTTCATCGCCGCGGAGTAGTTGCCGGCGTTGGCGAAGGACGGGCGGACACCCGTCTCCTCCATGAAGCGGTCGGCCCACTCGCGGTTCTCGTCGTCGAAGTTCCAGTACCACGCGTCGGCGAACTGCACGCCCTCCATCTCCTCGACACCCAGGGAGTGGATGTCGGTGATGAACATGAGGCCCACCGCGAGGCCGATGCCCTGGTCCTTCAGGCCCGCCTCGTTGTACTGCTTGACGAGGTTGATGAGGTCACCGCCGGCCTGCATGGTGCCGATGATGTCGGGATCCTCGGCGGCCGCACGGGTGAGGAAGGTGGAGAAGTTGTCATTGGGGAACGGGGTGGCGATGCTGCCGC contains:
- a CDS encoding branched-chain amino acid ABC transporter permease is translated as MNEILQYTVQGLAAGSFYALAALGLAVIFGVLGVVNFAHGAVYMLGAVTAAVLLDTLGVNFWLALIVVPVLLFIFGVLLERVFISRLIALDPLYNFLLTFGLTLLLVDLVKRQYGVSGLPYTRPEMLSGQLQVGEIRLPTFQVFVLVFSVLVCLAVWLLLTRTKIGMIVRASTEKAELTRALGVDVNKWVTPVFGFGIALAGLAGVLAAPFRAITADMGSSFIIILFAVVVIGGLGSILGAVVAGFLVGLVEVFGQAYAPALSQIVIFILMALVILLRPAGLFGKEEHA